A DNA window from Pogona vitticeps strain Pit_001003342236 chromosome 2, PviZW2.1, whole genome shotgun sequence contains the following coding sequences:
- the LOC110070858 gene encoding LOW QUALITY PROTEIN: uncharacterized protein LOC110070858 (The sequence of the model RefSeq protein was modified relative to this genomic sequence to represent the inferred CDS: substituted 2 bases at 2 genomic stop codons) has protein sequence MMTRRRVISQEHLGHSGQELILNQENRTEHPSWQEWTSNERTHGVEKPHKTMSRQYKSKSSFRGETLSTHGMRKDLGHSGHFRSHQISNTGEKPHKCIECGKSFNRSDVLRLHQRTHTGEKPHECMECGKSFSHIGGLRSHQRTHTGKKPYKCMECGKSFSHSGGLLLHQRTHTGEKPYKCMKCGKSFNQTSNLRSHQIIHTGKKPHTCKECGKSFSRSGELRLHQRTHTGEKPYKCMECGKSFSQSSALRSHQRTHTREKPHICMECGKSFSHSSVLRLHERTHTGEKPYKCMECGKSFSQSSNLRSHQRTHTGEKPHECTECGKSFSQNSKLRSHQRTHTGEKPHECMECGKGFSRSGTLRIHQRTHTGEKPYKCMECGKSFSGSSVLRLHQRTHTGEKPHKCMKCGKSFSYIGGLRSHQTTHTGEKPNKCMVCGKSFSESSKLRLHQRTHTGEKPHKCMECGKSFRQNGHLRSHQRTHTGEKPHKCMECGKSFSRTDELRLHQRTHSGEKPYKCMECGKSFSQSSALRSHQITHTGEKPHKCMKCGKSFSQSYNLRSHQRIHTGEKTHECIECGKSFSQSSRLRSHERTHTGEKPHKCMXCGKSFNRTDELRLHQRTHTGEEPYKCMECGKSFSGSSALRSHQRTHTGEKSHKWVECGXRFNLSSKLRLHQRTHNGGKPHICMECGKNFSHSSTLRLHQRIHWRETI, from the coding sequence atgatgacCAGGAGAAGAGTAATTTCCCAGGAACACCTGGGGCATTCTGGGCAGGAACTCATATTGAATCAAGAAAACAGAACTGAACATCCAAGTTGGCAGGAATGGACATCAAATGAAAGAACTCACGGAgtggagaaaccacataaaaCCATGTCACGTCAGTACAAATCAAAGAGttcattcaggggagaaactCTATCAACACATGGAATGCGGAAGGATCTTGGTCACAGTGGTCACTTCAGGTCACATCAAATATCcaacactggggagaaaccacacaaatgcattgagtgtggaaagagttttaatcGCAGTGatgtccttaggttacatcaaagaacccacactggggagaaaccacatgaatgcatggaatgtggaaagagctttagtcacattGGTggtcttaggtcacatcaaaggactcacactgggaagaaaccatataaatgcatggaatgtggaaagagctttagtcacagtggtgggCTTttgttacatcaaagaactcatactggggagaagccatataaatgcatgaaatgtgggaaaagctttaatCAGACTtctaaccttaggtcacatcaaataattcacactgggaagaaaccacatacatgcaaggaatgtggaaagagctttagtcggagtggtgaacttaggttacatcaaagaactcacactggagagaaaccatataaatgcatggaatgtgggaaaagcttcagtcagagtagtgCCCTTAggtcccatcaaagaactcacactagggagaaaccgcatatatgcatggaatgtggaaaaagctttagtcatAGTAgtgtccttaggttacatgaaaggacccacactggggagaaaccatataaatgcatggaatgtggaaagagctttagtcagagtagtaaccttaggtcacatcaaagaactcacactggggagaaaccacatgaatgcacggaatgtggaaaaagcttcagtcagaatAGTAAACTTAggtcccatcaaagaactcacactggggagaaaccacatgaatgcatggaatgtggaaaaggctTTAGTAGGAGTGGTACCCTTAGGATACATCAacggactcacactggggagaaaccatataaatgcatggaatgtggaaagagctttagtggaAGTAGTGTCCTTAGgttgcatcaaagaactcacactggagagaaaccacataaatgcatgaaatgtggaaagagcttcagttacaTTGGTggtcttaggtcacatcaaacaactcacactggagagaaaccaaataaatgcatggtttgtggaaaaagcttcagtgagAGCAGTAAACTTAGgttgcatcaaagaactcacactggagagaaaccacataaatgcatggaatgtggaaagagcttcagacagaatggtcaccttaggtcacatcaaagaactcacactggagagaaaccacataaatgcatggaatgtggaaagagctttagtcggactgatgagcttaggttacatcaaagaactcactctggggagaaaccatataaatgtatggaatgtgggaaaagcttcagtcagagtagtgCCCTTAGGTCCCATCaaataactcacactggggagaaaccacataaatgcatgaaatgtggaaagagctttagtcagagttataaccttaggtcacatcaaagaattcacactggagagaaaacacatgaatgcatagaatgtggaaaaagcttcagtcagagtagtcgacttaggtcacatgaaagaactcacactggggagaaaccacataaatgcatgtaatgtggaaagagctttaatcgGACTGAtgagcttaggttacatcaaagaactcacactggggaggaaccatataaatgcatggaatgtggaaagagctttagtgggagtagtgcccttaggtcacatcaaagaactcacactggagagaaatcaCATAAATGGGTGGAATGTGGATAGAGGTTCAATCTGAGTAgtaaacttaggttacatcaaagaactcacaatgGGGGgaaaccacatatatgcatggaatgtggaaaaaactTTAGTCACAGTTCTACCCtcaggttacatcaaagaattcactggagagaaaccatataa